The window TTTTGGTAACCCGTGTTAGCCCGGGGGGGACGTTAATCTCTGTATTGGAGACGAAAATCTCAATTGCCTCATGCGTGACATCTTCAGGTGGAAGTGTGTAAATATTGATGTAGACCTCACCAATTAGGGTTTCGGTCCCTAATAAATTAATGAAGTGAGAATTCAGGTCAAAGAGGGTATCACCTGCAAGACGGAGTGCAACGCCCTCTGGAAAGGCAAACGAGAAATCTTCGTTTTGTGTGCCGGCAACGAAGAAACGATGCGTTCCAAGGTTTCCAAGTGCCTGTGGGTCAGCTGGGTCTAACTCTCGGAAAGTATCTGCCGGATCAACACCGATTCCGGGATCTAAGCCTGCTTCAAGGATTCCTTCTGAGATTGCAGCATCGGTCATCCGATATAAGATAAAGTGATGGCTGCCGACAGGATAGAAAATCTCATACTTATTTATGAAGATGTCACCCTGTACTGGATTTCCATTTTCATCTTTGATTTGCGTTGTATAAAATACTTCGCGTTCAGTGCCGGGTTCGATTTTGAAGGGAGGCAAATGAAGTTGATACCCTTCACCGGGTGGAGGTGGCGCTGGTGCTTCAAAGATTTCTTCAGGGTCGCGTAAAACTGCAAGGTCCCCCATCCCTGCTACTCTACCAGTCTGTGGTGCACCAGCCGCAATCCAAGCACGAATTGCTTCTATTTTTCCATCGTGGAGCACGCCACCCCCAAAGGGCATCCGTGTTCCTTGTTCTGGTGCTGTGGGGCCCATCAGTTTCGTCAAAAGGAAACTGTTCTCTGGATTGCTGGGATCCACGAGTTTCATGCCAGCCGCAGCAGGATTTTGTGGCACCCCGACAACCAAATCTTCATAAGAGAGACCATAGGTCAGATTTAAATTACCAGCGTTGGCAGGTACTGCATGACATGCACCGCTTGCACAACTTTTATCAAAGATATACTCTTGGATATTGTGATATGCTGAATTTTCATCCGGTGCAGTCTGTCCAAAACTGTTACTGACCCGAACAAGATCTAAGATATTAACGATTCCATCGCGATTGACATCAGGGTCGTGTTCCGCATTGCGATCTCTGGGTTGTCCGAAAGCAGTCGCGACGAGCACCAGGTCTTGGACGTTCACGACACTATCTTTATTGACATCCTCCAAAAGCGTGGGGAGATCGCTGTGTCCAAACACAACCGTAGAGATCGTACCGACGAATAAGAGGATCAGCGCGGCATAAACCATCTTTTTAAGCATAATTAACGAATTTAACCCCCAAGTATTGATTAACGCAATTCATCGTGCGCAGTATTTTTGAAAAGTTCGGTTTTTGAAATAAATCGGTATTTTAAGAGGGTCCAGGCAGCAAAGATGCCGTCTGACCAGAATCGGAGTTTTTTGCCTTCCTTTTTCGTTCGCGGGAAATAGGAGACCGGTACCTCGTGGATGCCATAGCCTGCGCGCAAAATTTTCGCTGTAACCTCTGGACAGAATTCAAAGCCCTCACATGTTAAATTCAAACGTGTTATCAACTCCGCTGAAAAGGCTTTATAACCGGTGGATTCATCGGTAATCCGACATCCGTAAAGAAGATTTGTATAAGTCGCAAGCACACGGTTAGCGATAAAATTATGAAGACTGGCGTTCCCGCGTCCGTTGAGAAACCTCGACCCATAAACGACTTGAACGTCCTCCTGCTCCAGTGGTTTCAAGAGTTCAGAGAGATCCGACGGGGATAACTCCATGTCTGCATCCTGAATAACCACGGCTTCACCTTGGACATGGGGAAGCCCGTTACGGATAGCGCATCCTTTACCGCCGTTCTCTTCGCAGTGTACGACGGTTAACTGATGAACCTCACGGAACCGTTCGAGTGCGTCGTATGTGCCATCGGTGGAACCATCGTTGACGACGATAATCTGTTTTTCCAGGGGTAGTGCGCGTAGTGCCTCCAAGACCTGCCCAATTGTTTGCTCTTCGTTATACGCAGGAATGATTACAGACACTAACATCGTTTATCATGCCTCCGTCAAAGCACGTTAGAGCAGAGACTTCACCATGCCGCCATCTACCTGAATCGTTGTCCCCGTTATGTAACTTGCGCGTTCAGATGCGAGAAAAACAACCAACGCTGCGAATTCCGCAGGGTCTCCAATTCTACCGAGTGGGATGTCCGCTGTCATCCTTTCGAGTGCCTCATCAAATGTGATTCCGGCTTCTTCTGCCCGGACAGTCGCAAGCTGCTGGATACGATCGGTGAAGATAATACCCGGACAGACATTGTTGACGAGGATATTGTCTGGTGCTAACTCTGTTGCGAGCGTCTTCGCAAAGCCGATGACCCCTGTGCGTGCCATGTTCGACAACATAAGGTTATCCACAGGTTGCTTGACGGAAACGGAGGTGAGATTGATAATCCGTCCGCCGCCGCGTGCCTGCATTGTCGGGACGACAGCGCGACAGAGGTTGATTGTGCTCATTAGGTTTAGATTAACAGCGTCTTGGTAATCCTGTGCACTGAGGTCGTCAAACCGTCCCGCTCTGGGACCGCCTGCGTTGTTGACTAAAATATCAATACCACCGAAGTGCTGAATCGCCGTGTTAATGAGGGTTTCAACCTGCTCCGGTTGACTAACATCCGTCGGAATTGCCAACACTTCAGAACCTGTCTGGCTACGAATGTCGTCCGCTGTTGTTTCCAGTTCATCTGTATTTCTTGCACAGATCGTGACCTTCGCGCCTTCCTGTGCCAAGCCGAGTGCGATCGCGCGTCCAAGTCCTTTGCTTGACGCGCCTACGACTGCTATTTTATCTGTGAGTCCGAGATTCATTACCTTATCAATATGGGTTTGTAAGTTGTACCCTACAACACCCTATATCCTTTCAAAATGGAGTTGATGTTTATTAACGTCAAATACATCGTTAAGTATAACACCTTTACATGGGTAATGTCAAGGTCAATCTCGGACTGTTTAGGAGCATTCGATTCTCTATCACTGGGCTTCAGGCATAGGGACACCCCACTCTTCGGCACAGTCGCGGAGTTGCTGATAGATGGTATCGGGCACATCAATCCCGTTTTCGAGGCGACGTGTGCGGGTGTTGACCTCAAAATCACCAGGGACTAATACCTCGTCAAAACCCGGAGCGGGTGGAACTGATTTGATACTGTCTAAAAAGGCACGGACCCCCTTTTGGTACTCTTCAAGTGGCATGAAGGCGTTAACATCAATCACCTGCATATAGAGACCACCTATCTGTCCAGCGTCAACGTTAAACGTTCCTGCTAATCCACCAAGGAGACAGACGAAGAGGGAGAGCGCATAGCCTTTGTGTCTACCGAAAGCAAGCAGGTGTCCACCATCGCGGTATTCTGATGTTTTGACGGTGGGATTGCCGTGCTTGTCAACAACACATCCTTCAGGCAAATCTCGATTTTCGCTGTCAGCGACGTAGGTTTTGCCGTTTGCAATCATACTGGTTGCGAAATCAATGAGGAAAGGTCTATCATCACCTGTCGGTACGCCGATAGCGATAGGGTTTGTGCCGAGTGCGCCGACTGCACCACCGAACGGAAGGATACGTCCGCCGCCTTTTGAGCCACCACCGACCGAGATCATTCCGATACAACCCGATTCAGCGGCTTCTTGTGCGTATTCACCGACTCTGCCGATATGGTTGGTATGCGTAAGCGTCGCGAAGCAGGTACGTGTGCTTTTCGCCTTCTCGATGGCACGACGGATTGCATAACGTGCTGCATAATGCCCAAAACCGCGTCTGCTATCAATATGAAGTGTGTTGTCGGTTTCTCGGATGACTTCTGGTTCAGCAGCTGGACGGATACCTCCGCTTTCAATCGCATCGAGGTAGGACGGGATACGCAGCACACCGTGTGAATCATGCCCAGCAAGATTGGCTTTTATCAAAATTTCGGCGACATCATTAGCGATACGCCGTGGGGTGTCCGCTGCGACAAACAGGTTTCTTGTGAACGCTTGAAGCACTGCGGCTTCAAACATAAATCTTTTCATGATGAATTGCCTCCTGCAAAGCTACTCATAGCGAGCCCTATCTTCCGCCTCAGTTATCCCTTCGCCGATAGAAATGTCGAGTTTGTCTGCACACTCTTGGAGTTGACTGTAAATGGTATCCGGTATTTCAATACCATCGACTAACCTTTGGGTTCGGTACCGGTATTCAAAATCACCTGGAACTAATACCTCGTCAAAGCCGGGGGCGGGTGGTGTGGATTTAATGCCATCTAAGAAGGCACGTACACCTTTCTGGTATTCATCAATGGGTGTGAAGGCGTTGACATCAACGGCTTGCATGAAAATGCCGTTCATTGAACCTTGCTCCACATCGAATGTTCCTGCCAATCCACCAAGGAGGCATGTAAACATAGCGAGTGCGTAGCCTTTGTGTTTTCCGAATGCGAGAAGCGAGCCACCATCGTAAAAGTCAGCGGGTTTGACGCTCGGATTTCCGTCTTTGTCAAGGATACACCCTTCCGGCAAGTCGATGCCTTTGCTTCGGGCGACCTGAATTTTTCCTTCGGCGACCATACTCGTGGCGTAATCAACGATAAACGGACTGTCATCTCCGGTGGGTATACCGATAGCAATCGGGTTTGTTCCGAAAGCACCTTCCGCGCCACCAAAAGGCACCGTTGGGCCTCTGCCTCTACCGCCACCACCGACGGTGATAAGTGAAATACATCCGGCTCTTGCTGCTTCTTCAGCATATTCGCCGAGACGTCCGATATGCCCGGTATTGCGGATACTGACAGAGCAAGAGGTAGCCGTTTTTGCCTTCTCAATGGCTCTCTTGATAGACCAACGTGAGGTGTAATGTCCGAAACTGCCTTGCCCATCGACGCTCAGGGTATTCGCGGTCTCTGCAAGGAGTTTGGGTTCGGCTGTCGGTTTTAAGGATCCGCCATCAATACCGCGCAAATAGGCGGGAATGCGGAGTACGCCGTGGGAATCGTGTCCAGCGAGATTGGCGTTGAGGAGGATTTCAGAGACATCCTCTGCGATGTGTCGTGTAACACCGGCAGCGACGAATATGTTGCGCGAAATTGCGTGGAGATGTGGGGCATGAAGTAGATGTGTCTTTTCCATATGTTTGGGTCCTTTATCTTTATAAAGTGAGTTGGGAGTATGGAAGACTCTCAAAAACTATGCCCTTATTTTATGCGATATGCTTTTTTTGTCAATAGAAAAAGCGGATAGTAGTAGGCACTTTGTTTTCGGTTATCGGTAAAAGAGAAATGGAAAGTCTCACAAGTTGAATAACACGGGCAGTCAGACGAAAACCTGTAGTTATCGAAACCGAGAAAAACTGGAAACTCCTCCAACGGCGAGAGGCGGTTGTAAGCGCAATTGTTAAGATTGGTTAGGCAGCCGTCGAAACAGAGATACTTATGGTAGACGCGTCAGCGGATTTTCGGTGAAGAACAACCTCAACATCGTGATCCAACCTTCTCAGGAGCAAAAGTAAGTAATCAACAGAAAAGTCATCGAATAACCCATCCAAAAGATCTGAAAGTTCAGACTTACTGATGCCCAAAATTTTAGCAGCCTTGCCTCGCCTGAGGCAACGCTCGGTTATGAGGTCATCAATTATGAAGACCAAGCGAGCTTTTGCGAGTCTCTCCTCTGGTTCGGGCAGTCCTAAATCTTTGAAAACGTTGCCGCTGCCGACTTCATATTTAATTTTTTCTTTATTCATCTTTCATCCTCCCTTCGTGCGAGTTCTTTCGCCATACTTAAACGCCTACGGATCAAATCAATTTCTTTTTTCGGGGTCTTTATGCCGAATGTAGATTTCTTTTGAAAACAGTGTAGGACATAAATTCGATTATTAAGGTTTACAGCATAAACGGCACGATAGGTATTCCGGGCGTAAGTGCTCACGATTTCATACACACCCGGAAAACCACGCAAACGTTTAATTTTGTTAGAAGTTTTACCTTCTTGCACCAGTTGGAGGAGGTATCCTACTTTGCTCTGTACATCGTTGGGAAACTCTAACAACCGTTCCTTAGCGTCCCCAACCCAAGAAACGGATCTCATTCGCTCCATTTGCATAAAAAGATTTTACCATACCTGGGGGAATTTACCAATTTTTTAGCTTTTTAAAATTTGTTCAGGATTTACGCAAATTTAGCAGATAAGGCGAGAATTTACTGTTTTTAACCCCCTAAATCCCCCTTATCAGGGGGACTTTAAGAGAAAATGCGTAAGTCCTATTTGTTAAAAGGATGTAGAGATACGAAGTCCTTTAGGAGGCTCGCCAGGTGGTATCTCATGGACAACAAACTCAACGTAAATATCCAACCTATCAAGGAGTGAAAGTAAACAACCAAGCGAAAAATCAGAAAATTTGCCTTTTAGCAGCGCATCCGCTTCAGACTTATTAATATCCAAAGTCTCAGCTGCCTTGCCTCCTTCAAGCCCACGTTCAATCATAACGTCCCGTATTATCACAGCAAAACGAGTTTTTATGAACGCTTCATCTGAATTAGAGTCTGCTGAGTCATTGAAAGCGTCAATACTACTTTTTTTAATTTTCTTTTTTTCTTTTTTCATATCTATCCCTTCAAACTCCTACAAACCAATAGTTTATCCCCTATACAACGTCCGCATCTGTTGGATGACCTTCGGTAACTTGGCAATAACGGCATCAATTTCGGCTTCGGTTGTGTCTCTGCCGAGCGAAAAACGGACGGTACCTTGTGCTAATCTCGGTGGTAAGCCGAGTGCGGCAAGGACATGCGAGGGTTCCATAGAACCAGAGGTACACGCAGAACCCGTCGAGACACAGATACCTTCCATGTCCAAGCGTAAGATAAGACTTTCCCCTTCGACAGATTCAAATGAAACGTTAAGCGTGCCGGGAGCGCAGTAGTCAGGGTGTCCGTTGTAATGGAGCCGATTAATGTGGGCATCTAAGCCTTCACGCAAACGATGTGTTAATCGACTTAGGTGTTTGGCATAAGAAGCCTGCTCCTGTTTGGCAAAGTCGGCGGCAGCCCCAAGCCCGACGATAGCGGGGACGTTCTCGGATCCAGCACGTCGATTGCGTTCATGTGAACCGCCATGGACGAGGTTGGCGAGTCGGGTACCGCGGCGGATATAGAGAACACCGATCCCCTTCGGGGCGTAAATCTTATGTCCAGAAAACGCAAGGAGATTGACACCGAGTTCTTGAACGTTCATATCCAATTTGCCGACAGATTGCACTGCATCCGTGTGGAATGGAATATCGTGTTCCTGTGCAACTTCGCATATCTCTTCAAGCGGTTGGATGGTGCCGTTCTCGTTGTTGACGTGCATGATGGAGATGAGGATTGTGGTGTCGCGGATCGCCTCGCGGAGTTGTTCAACACTTATCCGTCCGTACCTATCCACGGGAAGGTAGGTTACCTCGAAACCGCGTTGCTCCAAGTACTGACAAGTATGCAAAACGGCGTGGTGTTCTACAGACGAGGTGATGATGTGGTTACCTTTACCACGACTCTTTTGCAATTCGGTTAAGCCTTTGATGGCATGGTTATCCGACTCGGTGCCGCTGCCTGTGAAGACAATCTCACTCGGACTCTTGGCACCGATGAGTTCGGCGACCTGTTCGCGTGCGGTGTCAATGGCAGTTCTCGCTTCGCGTCCGTAAGCGTGTATACTGGAGCCGTTACCGAATGCCTCGGTGAGATAGGGCATCATGGCATCCCGGACTTCGGGACGAAGCGGCGTTGTTGCGTTGTAGTCTAAGTAGATGCGTTGCATGTTTTTTGTCTATATTGCGATCTGGAACAGATCATTCAGGACTTACGCAAAATTACGGAATTCCATTATTTATCACACGCTCAGTGCGGTTGGGAAACCGCACCTACCAGAGAATTGGGTAAGTCCTATCATTCATAAGTTCGGTAGTTCAGAAAGGTGATCCGATTCGGATTAATTTTAACATCTGGCACGGATTCTCGTCGACTGACCCGTCTGTTCGCATTTAAAAAAGAAAGGTTGAGCGTATGCGTCCCTGCCGGAAGCGACATCCGCACGACAAAAATTTGATTTGGTAGCGTTTTCCACGAGCGGGTGTCCGCCTGCTCCGTCGCAGCCCCTGCAAGGTTCACAAGCAGCCCTAATACTTCATTTTCCTTGTTTGCCTTTCGATAGGCCAAATATTTCGCTACAGATCGGACTAAGGTTCGCAAGAGAATGATGGGACGCTCCGCATTAAAGGTCTCTACAGCAATGGTTTCTACGTCTGCTACAAGCACGCCTCTCTTTTGATTTTGCCCTACTGTCACCTCAATTCCTGAGAAGGACGGACGATTGGAGCGAATTGCGGGTATCGCAACGCGTAGAAGATATTCCAATTCGACATCCTTATAGACCCTCCCTTCGCGTCCTACAAGTGTCGGAACAAACTTTTCGTCCTCCACATCGTCCACTTTCAGGATCGGAAAGGTTAAAGCCTCTTCAGTTTTGGGAGGAACGTAGCCAGTCTCATAAAAGAGAATCAACTCACCGGTATTTTCAGGACGCGGTGGCGGTTCCCCGTATTGATTTCGGTAACGTTCAACTTCATCGGTAAATCCGAGTTTGCGTGCCAATCGCACGAGTGAATTTCCGATGTTGTCTGGCATCTCTACACCGGTTTTCTCAGCGGCGTTCTGATAGTATTCTGCGGCTTGCCTGTAAGAGATGTAGGCATCATTCCATTCGCCTGCGGCTTCAAAAACCATGCCCGAAAGATTCGCAAGAAACCCGGCACCCAAGAAATCATACTTATCATCGCTCTTGAAGTAGTCGATGAGCGCCGTAGCGCGGCGGCATTCTACCAAGGCACCGTCTAACTGACCTTGATAGACATAGTTGAGTGCGCGATAGTAGTGGCTTAAAAGCCGTTCATATCGGGTTCCAGCATACGGACGCAATTTGTCGGAAGTAACTAATGAGGTTACTTCTTTTGAAACACTCTTGGTATAGCGATCCTCTGCGATATCTCCGGCTTGATCCAACGCTGCGCTGCTTTCAGGGAAATGGTCGGCATAATGCGCAACAAGTCCAAGCTCAAACAGAAAAGGAATATCAGAATTTTTCGGTGCGTGTTTCTGAAGATAGGTATAGGCAGCTTCTGGCTGTCCTGTCTCCAAAGGTGCTATAGCTTCTGAAAACTTATAACCACCACACCCTATCAGTAGAGAGATAATAAGCAGAAACGGGAAAGCTTTAATCATATATTTTGTAATCTTCAAACAAGTAGCAGTGAGCAGGCACGGGGACCCGCTCAAACAGGGGCGTTACGGACATTCTACAGTCAAATAGCAGTGAGCAGGCACGGGGACCCGCTCAAACAGAGACATTACGGACATCCTACAGTTTAAACTTGTCGCGTCCGATAAATTTCTTAATCTTTTTGTTCCCGATCCAGATCTTTTCGTTTGTTTCAATGTTCGTCAAGGTAAGATCGGTCTGATAGAAGATGACCTGATCTCCCCCTTCGCGGTCTTCGATGGTGTTAATTTCGCCAGTCATCATGTAATCTGCGCCGAGTTCGCGTCCCATCCGTTTGACGGTCTCAAGCGCAGCGAATTCTCCTTGGTCAGCCCGTTCCTCGCGAATTTCGCCGCGTTCACTCGAACTGGATACAGTGCGGACTTTCCCGGAATTGATAAAAGCGCGCTCAATATCAGTTACAAATGTTGCGACAGGGATATGTTCCATACTCTTATTACGGATCCCGCCAACAATGACGACGGGTTTTCCGCCTGTATTTATACCGTGATCGTTAATCCAAGGGTGGCTCAGACAATCCCCAATAATCTCGTCGGCGACCATACGCGAATCTGTATCGTTCCAACGTCCAGAGAGATCGATTGTCGTGTCGGCATCAACACGGGTAACCTGTTTAGAACCACTGCAACCGCTAAAAATGATTATACTCATGAAGACGGTGTAAATTGCCAATTTATATGAGACAAACTTGGGCACCGTCAAAATTTTACACATCAGATATACTCCTTGCTATAAGGGTCAATTTTTGTCATCAGAAATCTAAGTCGGCTTCTTGAACAATTTTTTCAACGAAGGTATCAAGTGTCATTGCGCCGATGTCGCCTTCATCTCGACTTCGGACACTGACGGTGCGGTTTTCCTGTTCACGTCCACCGATAATTAGCATATAGGGGACACGTTGTAAACGGGCAAGTCGAATTTTTGCCCCAATCTTATCGTCGCTGTTATCCAATTCAACGCGACACCCCTTTTGCGATAGCAACCGGTGGACTTCTGTGGCGTAATCAACGAAGCGTTGACTGATCGTCATGACAACACACTGGACAGGAGAGAGCCACGTCGGAAAAGCACCGGCATAATGCTCAATGAGCATGGCGATGAAACGTTCAAAACTCCCACAGATCGCACGATGGATAACGACAGGTCGTTTTTCCGAGCCATCGGGTGCGACATAGATGAGTTCAAACCGTTCAGGGAGTTGGAAATCGAGCTGGACGGTAGCACATTGTACATCTCGGTTGAGTGAATCGCGCACCTGAAAGTCAAGTTTGGGTCCGTAGAACGCAGCCTCGCCGGGATCGATACTATACTCAACCTGATTGTTTTTCAACACACTCTCAAGCATGCTTTCCGCACGATTCCAGACTTCAATATCGCCCATAAACTTGTCAGGATTGCGTGTGCTAAAATCACAACGGAACGGCAAATCAAACGTACCGTAGATACGGTCAAAAAGTCCAAGAATGCGTTCATACTCATCGGCAATCTGGTCTTCTGTAACGAAGTTGTGCGCATCGTCTTGACACATCTGACGGACGCGCGACAAACCGGTTAACGTGCCAGTGGCTTCATTGCGATGTAACACGCCTTGGTCGTGTAGACGGTAGGGCAGGTCCCGATAACTGTGGCGCGCACTTTTATAGATAAGCATGTGCGCCGGGCAGTTCATCGGTTTAAGTGCACTCACCGATCTCCCGTCCTCGCTTTCGATGAGGAACATGTCATCCCTGAAGTGTTCCCAATGCCCGGAGGTCTCCCAAAGACTGCTGTCATAGATAAGTGGTGTCCGTACCTCTTGATACCCTTCACTGAGATAAAGTTTTCGCACCTTTTCAGACAAATGATTATAGACGAATGCCCCTTTGGGAAGCCAAAAAGGACTACCGGGGGATTCAGGGTGCATCTGAAAGAGTTCTAATTCGCGTCCGAGTCTGCGATGGTCGCGCTTGGCGGCTTCTTCGCGTTGTGTTAAGTATGCC is drawn from Candidatus Poribacteria bacterium and contains these coding sequences:
- a CDS encoding dockerin type I domain-containing protein; protein product: MLKKMVYAALILLFVGTISTVVFGHSDLPTLLEDVNKDSVVNVQDLVLVATAFGQPRDRNAEHDPDVNRDGIVNILDLVRVSNSFGQTAPDENSAYHNIQEYIFDKSCASGACHAVPANAGNLNLTYGLSYEDLVVGVPQNPAAAGMKLVDPSNPENSFLLTKLMGPTAPEQGTRMPFGGGVLHDGKIEAIRAWIAAGAPQTGRVAGMGDLAVLRDPEEIFEAPAPPPPGEGYQLHLPPFKIEPGTEREVFYTTQIKDENGNPVQGDIFINKYEIFYPVGSHHFILYRMTDAAISEGILEAGLDPGIGVDPADTFRELDPADPQALGNLGTHRFFVAGTQNEDFSFAFPEGVALRLAGDTLFDLNSHFINLLGTETLIGEVYINIYTLPPEDVTHEAIEIFVSNTEINVPPGLTRVTKMDWHIADEMELKGIDPGTTLNVMMLTSHMHRHGELFEIFQQSTGDLLHRSVAYDDAPITFYTQPLVLDATDGLSFQCTHNNYDRDVPIEFGFTSEDEMCIIVGYYYVPTNTISD
- a CDS encoding glycosyltransferase family 2 protein gives rise to the protein MLVSVIIPAYNEEQTIGQVLEALRALPLEKQIIVVNDGSTDGTYDALERFREVHQLTVVHCEENGGKGCAIRNGLPHVQGEAVVIQDADMELSPSDLSELLKPLEQEDVQVVYGSRFLNGRGNASLHNFIANRVLATYTNLLYGCRITDESTGYKAFSAELITRLNLTCEGFEFCPEVTAKILRAGYGIHEVPVSYFPRTKKEGKKLRFWSDGIFAAWTLLKYRFISKTELFKNTAHDELR
- a CDS encoding SDR family oxidoreductase, whose product is MNLGLTDKIAVVGASSKGLGRAIALGLAQEGAKVTICARNTDELETTADDIRSQTGSEVLAIPTDVSQPEQVETLINTAIQHFGGIDILVNNAGGPRAGRFDDLSAQDYQDAVNLNLMSTINLCRAVVPTMQARGGGRIINLTSVSVKQPVDNLMLSNMARTGVIGFAKTLATELAPDNILVNNVCPGIIFTDRIQQLATVRAEEAGITFDEALERMTADIPLGRIGDPAEFAALVVFLASERASYITGTTIQVDGGMVKSLL
- a CDS encoding Ldh family oxidoreductase; protein product: MKRFMFEAAVLQAFTRNLFVAADTPRRIANDVAEILIKANLAGHDSHGVLRIPSYLDAIESGGIRPAAEPEVIRETDNTLHIDSRRGFGHYAARYAIRRAIEKAKSTRTCFATLTHTNHIGRVGEYAQEAAESGCIGMISVGGGSKGGGRILPFGGAVGALGTNPIAIGVPTGDDRPFLIDFATSMIANGKTYVADSENRDLPEGCVVDKHGNPTVKTSEYRDGGHLLAFGRHKGYALSLFVCLLGGLAGTFNVDAGQIGGLYMQVIDVNAFMPLEEYQKGVRAFLDSIKSVPPAPGFDEVLVPGDFEVNTRTRRLENGIDVPDTIYQQLRDCAEEWGVPMPEAQ
- a CDS encoding Ldh family oxidoreductase gives rise to the protein MEKTHLLHAPHLHAISRNIFVAAGVTRHIAEDVSEILLNANLAGHDSHGVLRIPAYLRGIDGGSLKPTAEPKLLAETANTLSVDGQGSFGHYTSRWSIKRAIEKAKTATSCSVSIRNTGHIGRLGEYAEEAARAGCISLITVGGGGRGRGPTVPFGGAEGAFGTNPIAIGIPTGDDSPFIVDYATSMVAEGKIQVARSKGIDLPEGCILDKDGNPSVKPADFYDGGSLLAFGKHKGYALAMFTCLLGGLAGTFDVEQGSMNGIFMQAVDVNAFTPIDEYQKGVRAFLDGIKSTPPAPGFDEVLVPGDFEYRYRTQRLVDGIEIPDTIYSQLQECADKLDISIGEGITEAEDRARYE
- a CDS encoding XRE family transcriptional regulator, which codes for MNKEKIKYEVGSGNVFKDLGLPEPEERLAKARLVFIIDDLITERCLRRGKAAKILGISKSELSDLLDGLFDDFSVDYLLLLLRRLDHDVEVVLHRKSADASTISISVSTAA
- a CDS encoding type II toxin-antitoxin system RelE/ParE family toxin, translated to MRSVSWVGDAKERLLEFPNDVQSKVGYLLQLVQEGKTSNKIKRLRGFPGVYEIVSTYARNTYRAVYAVNLNNRIYVLHCFQKKSTFGIKTPKKEIDLIRRRLSMAKELARREDER
- a CDS encoding XRE family transcriptional regulator; translated protein: MKKEKKKIKKSSIDAFNDSADSNSDEAFIKTRFAVIIRDVMIERGLEGGKAAETLDINKSEADALLKGKFSDFSLGCLLSLLDRLDIYVEFVVHEIPPGEPPKGLRISTSF
- the nifS gene encoding cysteine desulfurase NifS, with translation MQRIYLDYNATTPLRPEVRDAMMPYLTEAFGNGSSIHAYGREARTAIDTAREQVAELIGAKSPSEIVFTGSGTESDNHAIKGLTELQKSRGKGNHIITSSVEHHAVLHTCQYLEQRGFEVTYLPVDRYGRISVEQLREAIRDTTILISIMHVNNENGTIQPLEEICEVAQEHDIPFHTDAVQSVGKLDMNVQELGVNLLAFSGHKIYAPKGIGVLYIRRGTRLANLVHGGSHERNRRAGSENVPAIVGLGAAADFAKQEQASYAKHLSRLTHRLREGLDAHINRLHYNGHPDYCAPGTLNVSFESVEGESLILRLDMEGICVSTGSACTSGSMEPSHVLAALGLPPRLAQGTVRFSLGRDTTEAEIDAVIAKLPKVIQQMRTLYRG
- a CDS encoding penicillin-binding protein activator LpoB, with amino-acid sequence MCKILTVPKFVSYKLAIYTVFMSIIIFSGCSGSKQVTRVDADTTIDLSGRWNDTDSRMVADEIIGDCLSHPWINDHGINTGGKPVVIVGGIRNKSMEHIPVATFVTDIERAFINSGKVRTVSSSSERGEIREERADQGEFAALETVKRMGRELGADYMMTGEINTIEDREGGDQVIFYQTDLTLTNIETNEKIWIGNKKIKKFIGRDKFKL
- the thrS gene encoding threonine--tRNA ligase, which encodes MPEPNQPEDYGQRLRHSTAHIMAYAVQQLFPDGERTVKLAIGPPIENEFYYDMEVPRPITPDDFPEIEKHMKAMIKANVPFQQETWTYDEAREWFGERNQKFKLELIDGISDQEVNASDEGVADEGVSIYHNGDFTDLCKGPHVEKTGECRYFKLLRVSGAYWRGDGNREQLQRIYGTAWETKADLQAYLTQREEAAKRDHRRLGRELELFQMHPESPGSPFWLPKGAFVYNHLSEKVRKLYLSEGYQEVRTPLIYDSSLWETSGHWEHFRDDMFLIESEDGRSVSALKPMNCPAHMLIYKSARHSYRDLPYRLHDQGVLHRNEATGTLTGLSRVRQMCQDDAHNFVTEDQIADEYERILGLFDRIYGTFDLPFRCDFSTRNPDKFMGDIEVWNRAESMLESVLKNNQVEYSIDPGEAAFYGPKLDFQVRDSLNRDVQCATVQLDFQLPERFELIYVAPDGSEKRPVVIHRAICGSFERFIAMLIEHYAGAFPTWLSPVQCVVMTISQRFVDYATEVHRLLSQKGCRVELDNSDDKIGAKIRLARLQRVPYMLIIGGREQENRTVSVRSRDEGDIGAMTLDTFVEKIVQEADLDF